A DNA window from Streptomyces sp. B21-083 contains the following coding sequences:
- the orn gene encoding oligoribonuclease: protein MNDRMVWIDCEMTGLSLSDDALIEVAALVTDSELNVLGEGVDIVIRPPDSALETMPEVVRQMHTASGLLDELAGGTTLADAEARVLAYVREHVKEPGKAPLCGNTVGTDRGFLLRDMGTLEAYLHYRIVDVSSVKELARRWYPRAYFNSPDKNGNHRALADIRESIAELRYYREAIFVPQPGPDSDTARTIAAKHVLPAAQ, encoded by the coding sequence ATGAACGATCGCATGGTGTGGATCGACTGCGAGATGACCGGTCTCTCGCTGTCCGACGACGCGCTCATCGAGGTGGCCGCACTGGTCACCGACTCCGAGCTGAACGTACTCGGCGAGGGGGTGGACATCGTCATCCGTCCGCCCGACTCGGCGCTGGAGACGATGCCGGAGGTGGTGCGGCAGATGCACACCGCGTCCGGACTCCTCGACGAACTGGCCGGCGGTACGACGCTGGCGGACGCCGAGGCACGGGTCCTGGCATATGTGCGCGAGCACGTCAAGGAGCCGGGCAAGGCCCCGCTGTGCGGCAACACGGTCGGCACCGACCGCGGCTTCCTGCTGCGCGACATGGGGACCCTGGAGGCGTACCTCCACTACCGGATCGTGGACGTCAGCTCGGTGAAGGAGCTGGCCCGCCGCTGGTACCCGAGGGCGTACTTCAACAGCCCTGACAAGAACGGCAACCACCGCGCCCTCGCCGACATCCGCGAGTCGATCGCCGAGCTGCGCTACTACCGCGAGGCGATCTTCGTACCGCAGCCCGGCCCGGACTCGGACACGGCCCGCACGATCGCGGCGAAGCACGTCCTGCCCGCGGCGCAGTAG
- a CDS encoding LacI family DNA-binding transcriptional regulator, with product MVGHGVRGRSGGRPTLEEVAARAGVGRGTVSRVINGSPRVSDVTRAAVEAAVAELGYVPNTAARALAANRTDAIALVVPEPETRFFAEPYFSDMLRGVGAAISDTEMQLLLIFAGNDRERQRLAQYLAAHRVDGVLLVSVHADDPLPDLLAQLEIPAVISGPRSAAENLTSVDSDNYGGGRQAVEHLLSRGRRKVAHITGRLDVYGAQRRVDGYREALEAAGHEVDEDLIEPGDFTEEGGRRAMTRLLSRCPDLDAVFAGSDVTAAGARQVLRERGRRIPEDVALVGYDDSAIARHMDPPLTSVRQPIVEMGRAMIDLLLEEVADRRPTASRVLERRQVVLPTELMTRTSS from the coding sequence ATGGTGGGCCACGGAGTGCGGGGCCGGAGTGGCGGGCGGCCGACCCTCGAAGAGGTCGCCGCGCGCGCCGGAGTGGGCCGTGGCACGGTCTCCCGGGTGATCAACGGCTCACCGAGGGTCAGCGACGTGACCCGGGCGGCGGTCGAGGCGGCGGTCGCGGAACTCGGCTACGTCCCGAACACCGCGGCCCGCGCCCTCGCGGCGAACCGCACGGACGCGATCGCGCTCGTCGTCCCCGAGCCGGAGACCCGCTTCTTCGCGGAACCGTACTTCTCCGACATGCTGCGCGGTGTGGGCGCCGCGATCTCGGACACGGAGATGCAGCTCCTGCTGATCTTCGCGGGCAACGACAGGGAGCGCCAGCGCCTCGCCCAGTATCTGGCCGCCCACCGGGTCGACGGCGTCCTCCTGGTCTCGGTCCACGCGGACGACCCGCTTCCCGACCTGCTGGCCCAGCTGGAGATCCCGGCGGTGATCAGCGGCCCGAGGTCGGCTGCGGAAAACCTCACCTCGGTGGACTCCGACAACTACGGAGGCGGCCGGCAGGCAGTCGAACACCTCCTCTCCCGGGGCCGCCGCAAGGTCGCCCACATCACGGGCCGGCTGGACGTGTACGGCGCCCAGCGCCGCGTCGACGGCTACCGCGAAGCCCTGGAGGCGGCCGGCCACGAGGTGGACGAGGACCTGATCGAACCGGGCGACTTCACCGAGGAGGGCGGCCGTAGGGCGATGACCCGACTCCTGTCCCGCTGCCCCGACCTGGACGCGGTCTTCGCCGGCTCCGACGTGACGGCGGCGGGCGCCCGCCAGGTCCTGCGCGAACGGGGCCGCCGTATCCCGGAGGACGTGGCCCTCGTCGGCTACGACGACTCGGCCATCGCCCGTCACATGGACCCGCCCCTGACCAGCGTCCGCCAGCCGATAGTGGAGATGGGCCGGGCCATGATCGACCTCCTCCTGGAGGAGGTCGCGGACCGCCGCCCGACGGCATCCCGGGTACTGGAGCGCCGCCAGGTGGTGCTTCCCACGGAACTGATGACTCGTACGTCGTCCTGA
- a CDS encoding ABC transporter substrate-binding protein: protein MRTSTRRSRRLMTLTVVATLTTGLLAGCADDSGDGSSNSGGGNGGGSGGGGKTALTIGTFGVFGYKQAGLYDEYMKLHPDVSIKENVTTKTDVYWPKTITRLQAGSGVDDIQAIEIGNVAEAVQTQADKFVDLGKEVDKSQWLDWKNAQATTKDGKQIGLGTDIGPMAICYRKDLFKKAGLETDRTKLAAQWAGDWSKFVGVGKDYMKKAPSGTKFVDSASSVYNAALGGGSERYYDKDGNVIWDKSKGVKDAWDAAMQVATSNMSAKLKQFDKPWDQGFSNATFATVACPAWMIGYIQEKSGESGKGNWDVAAAPTAANWGGAFLGVPTAGKHQKEAIALAKWLTAPEQQAKVFAKQASFPSAPSAYATLKPQAATVEYFSNAPITEIYAASAKTIPVQYFGVKDQPIGTAITDVGIIQVEQKGKSPEQGWDAAKNEIKDVLGQ, encoded by the coding sequence ATGCGCACGAGTACCCGCAGGTCCCGCAGACTGATGACCCTCACGGTCGTCGCCACACTGACGACGGGGCTGCTGGCCGGCTGCGCCGACGACTCGGGCGACGGCTCGTCGAACAGCGGCGGAGGCAACGGCGGAGGCAGTGGCGGCGGCGGCAAGACCGCGCTGACCATCGGCACCTTCGGTGTCTTCGGTTACAAGCAGGCTGGTCTCTACGACGAGTACATGAAACTCCACCCGGACGTCAGCATCAAGGAGAACGTCACCACCAAGACCGACGTGTACTGGCCCAAGACGATCACCCGTCTGCAGGCCGGTTCCGGTGTCGACGACATCCAGGCGATCGAGATCGGCAACGTCGCCGAGGCCGTACAGACACAGGCGGACAAGTTCGTCGACCTCGGCAAGGAGGTCGACAAGTCCCAGTGGCTGGACTGGAAGAACGCCCAGGCCACCACCAAGGACGGCAAGCAGATCGGGCTCGGCACCGACATCGGCCCGATGGCGATCTGCTACCGCAAGGACCTGTTCAAGAAGGCCGGTCTGGAGACGGACCGGACCAAGCTCGCCGCACAGTGGGCGGGCGACTGGTCGAAGTTCGTCGGCGTCGGCAAGGACTACATGAAGAAGGCGCCGAGCGGCACCAAGTTCGTGGACTCCGCTTCCTCGGTCTACAACGCGGCGCTGGGTGGCGGGAGCGAGCGCTACTACGACAAGGACGGCAACGTCATCTGGGACAAGTCCAAGGGCGTGAAGGACGCCTGGGACGCCGCGATGCAGGTGGCGACCAGCAACATGTCGGCGAAGCTGAAGCAGTTCGACAAGCCGTGGGACCAGGGCTTCTCGAACGCCACCTTCGCGACCGTGGCCTGCCCCGCGTGGATGATCGGCTACATCCAGGAGAAGTCCGGTGAGTCCGGCAAGGGCAACTGGGACGTGGCAGCGGCGCCGACCGCGGCCAACTGGGGCGGCGCGTTCCTCGGCGTACCGACGGCCGGCAAGCACCAGAAGGAGGCCATCGCGCTCGCCAAGTGGCTGACGGCCCCCGAGCAGCAGGCGAAGGTCTTCGCCAAGCAGGCGAGCTTCCCGTCGGCCCCGTCGGCGTACGCGACCCTGAAGCCGCAGGCCGCCACCGTCGAGTACTTCTCGAACGCCCCGATCACCGAGATCTACGCGGCGTCGGCCAAGACCATCCCGGTCCAGTACTTCGGCGTCAAGGACCAGCCGATCGGCACCGCGATCACGGACGTCGGCATCATCCAGGTCGAGCAGAAGGGCAAGAGCCCTGAGCAGGGATGGGACGCGGCCAAGAACGAGATCAAGGACGTGCTCGGCCAGTGA
- a CDS encoding carbohydrate ABC transporter permease, protein MTSSKQALAHPAPSAETAPGDQPGAVRGAQGRGKPPTGPGSWRSRLYRWDMKASPYAFITPFFLVFGAFGLVPLLYTGWYSLHSVQLSSLDNQTWVGLENYKNLWSSDFFWNALKNTFTIGLISTVPQLLLALGIAHLLNYKLRGSTLWRVVMLTPYATSVAAATLVFTLLYSWDGGMINWLLHFVGVDPINWRESDWGGQFAVSSIVIWRWTGYNALIYLAAMQAIPSDLYESAALDGANRWQQFRHVTIPMLRPTILFTVVVSTIGATQLFGEPLLFGGSKGGSEHQYQTLGLYMYDQGWIIGNLGKASAIAWSMFLILLIVAAVNMLINRRLRKSQ, encoded by the coding sequence GTGACCAGCTCCAAGCAGGCTCTCGCGCATCCCGCGCCGAGTGCCGAGACCGCGCCCGGCGACCAGCCGGGCGCGGTCCGGGGCGCTCAAGGTCGCGGTAAGCCGCCTACCGGCCCCGGCTCGTGGCGCAGTCGGCTGTACCGCTGGGACATGAAGGCGTCGCCGTACGCGTTCATCACCCCCTTCTTCCTCGTCTTCGGGGCCTTCGGACTGGTCCCGCTCCTCTACACGGGCTGGTACTCGCTGCACAGCGTGCAGCTGTCCTCGCTGGACAACCAGACCTGGGTGGGCCTGGAGAACTACAAGAACCTGTGGTCCTCGGACTTCTTCTGGAACGCCCTGAAGAACACCTTCACCATCGGTCTGATCTCGACCGTGCCGCAGCTGCTCCTGGCGCTCGGCATCGCGCACCTGCTCAACTACAAGCTGCGCGGCTCGACCCTGTGGCGGGTGGTCATGCTCACCCCGTACGCCACCTCGGTGGCCGCGGCGACGCTGGTCTTCACGCTGCTGTACTCGTGGGACGGCGGCATGATCAACTGGCTGCTGCACTTCGTCGGGGTCGACCCGATCAACTGGCGCGAGTCCGACTGGGGCGGTCAGTTCGCCGTCTCCAGCATCGTGATCTGGCGATGGACCGGCTACAACGCGCTGATCTACCTCGCGGCGATGCAGGCGATCCCCTCCGACCTGTACGAGTCGGCGGCTCTCGACGGCGCGAACCGCTGGCAGCAGTTCCGCCATGTCACGATCCCGATGCTCCGGCCGACGATCCTGTTCACCGTGGTCGTGTCCACCATCGGCGCGACCCAACTCTTCGGTGAGCCCCTGCTGTTCGGCGGGTCCAAGGGCGGCTCCGAGCACCAGTACCAGACGCTCGGTCTGTACATGTACGACCAGGGCTGGATCATCGGCAACCTCGGCAAGGCGTCCGCGATCGCGTGGTCGATGTTCCTGATCCTGCTGATCGTCGCCGCGGTCAACATGCTGATCAACCGACGTCTGAGGAAATCCCAATGA
- a CDS encoding carbohydrate ABC transporter permease yields the protein MTTSDLTLPQADTDTDTEPKPKDDRGSRRRRMVGAGKQLHAGPVTYVVLTVFSLVSLAPLLWTAIAASRDNTRLAQTPPPLWFGANLFKNMQAAWDEVGLGTAMLNSTLVAGAITVSTVLFSTLAGFAFAKLRFRFSSALLLLTIGTMMIPPQLAVVPLYLWMADLGWSNQLQTVILPTLVTAFGTFFMRQYLVQALPSELIEAARVDGANSLRVVWHVVFPAARPAMAVLGLLTFVFAWNDFLWPIIALNQQNPTVQVALNGLGTGYVPDQAVIMAGALLGTLPLLIAFLLFGKQIVGGIMNGAIKG from the coding sequence ATGACCACAAGTGATCTGACGCTGCCTCAGGCGGACACGGACACGGACACAGAGCCGAAGCCGAAGGACGACAGGGGCTCCCGGCGCCGCCGGATGGTCGGCGCGGGCAAGCAACTGCACGCGGGCCCGGTCACCTACGTCGTCCTGACGGTCTTCTCGCTGGTCTCGCTGGCCCCGCTGCTGTGGACGGCGATCGCAGCCTCCCGCGACAACACCCGGCTCGCCCAGACGCCGCCGCCGCTGTGGTTCGGGGCGAACCTGTTCAAGAACATGCAGGCCGCGTGGGACGAGGTGGGACTCGGCACGGCGATGCTCAACAGCACGCTCGTCGCCGGCGCCATCACGGTCAGTACGGTGCTGTTCTCGACGCTGGCCGGATTCGCCTTCGCCAAGCTGCGGTTCAGGTTCTCCAGCGCGCTGCTCCTGCTGACCATCGGCACGATGATGATCCCGCCGCAGCTCGCCGTCGTACCGCTGTACCTGTGGATGGCCGACCTCGGCTGGTCCAACCAGTTGCAGACCGTGATCCTGCCGACGCTGGTCACCGCCTTCGGTACGTTCTTCATGCGGCAGTACCTGGTGCAGGCGCTGCCCTCCGAGCTGATCGAGGCGGCGCGGGTGGACGGCGCGAACAGCCTGCGCGTGGTGTGGCACGTGGTCTTCCCGGCGGCTCGGCCCGCGATGGCCGTGCTCGGCCTGCTGACCTTCGTGTTCGCCTGGAACGACTTCCTGTGGCCGATCATCGCCCTGAACCAGCAGAACCCGACGGTCCAGGTCGCCCTGAACGGCCTCGGCACCGGTTACGTCCCCGACCAGGCAGTGATCATGGCGGGCGCGCTGCTGGGCACGCTGCCGCTGCTCATCGCCTTCCTCCTGTTCGGCAAGCAGATCGTGGGCGGCATCATGAACGGCGCGATCAAGGGCTGA
- a CDS encoding GH1 family beta-glucosidase: protein MPESVTPVTFPPAFLWGAATSAYQIEGAVREDGRTPSIWDTFSHTPGKTAGGEHGDIAVDHYHRYRDDVQLMADLGLTAYRFSVSWSRVQPTGRGPAVQRGLDFYRRLVDELLEHNIKPAVTLYHWDLPQELEDAGGWPERETALRFAEYAQIMGEALGDRVEQWITLNEPWCSAFLGYASGVHAPGRTEPLASLRAAHHLNLAHGLGASALRAAMPARNTVAVSLNSSVVRPLSQTPEDLAAVRKIDDLANGVFHGPMLHGAYPETLLAATSSITDWSYVLDGDLALINQPLDALGLNYYTPTLVSAAEERPSGPRADGHGASDFSPWPGADEVLFHQSPGERTEMGWSIDPTGLHDLIMRYTKEAPGLPIYVTENGAAYDDKPESDGRVHDPERIAYLHGHLRAVRRAIAEGADVRGYYLWSLMDNFEWAYGYGKRFGAVYVDYATLGRTPKSSALWYGRAARSGTLPPTNTE from the coding sequence ATGCCTGAATCCGTTACGCCTGTGACCTTTCCTCCCGCCTTCCTCTGGGGCGCGGCGACCTCCGCGTACCAGATCGAAGGGGCGGTGCGGGAGGACGGCCGCACCCCCTCGATCTGGGACACCTTCAGCCATACGCCGGGCAAGACGGCCGGCGGTGAGCACGGTGACATCGCTGTCGACCACTACCACCGCTACCGCGACGACGTTCAGCTGATGGCCGACCTGGGCCTGACCGCGTACCGCTTCTCCGTCTCCTGGTCGCGGGTGCAGCCGACGGGCCGGGGACCGGCGGTCCAGCGCGGTCTGGACTTCTACCGGCGCCTCGTCGACGAACTGCTCGAACACAACATCAAGCCTGCGGTCACCCTCTACCACTGGGACCTCCCGCAGGAGTTGGAGGACGCGGGCGGCTGGCCGGAGCGGGAGACCGCGCTGCGTTTCGCCGAGTACGCCCAGATCATGGGCGAGGCCCTGGGAGACCGCGTCGAGCAGTGGATCACGCTCAACGAGCCCTGGTGCAGCGCGTTCCTGGGTTACGCCTCGGGTGTGCACGCGCCGGGCCGTACCGAGCCGCTGGCCTCCCTCCGGGCGGCGCATCACCTCAACCTGGCGCACGGGCTGGGCGCTTCAGCCCTGCGGGCGGCGATGCCGGCCCGCAACACGGTCGCGGTGAGCCTCAACTCGTCGGTGGTCAGGCCGCTTTCGCAGACCCCGGAGGACCTGGCCGCCGTCCGGAAGATCGACGACCTGGCCAACGGCGTCTTCCACGGCCCGATGCTGCACGGCGCCTACCCGGAGACCCTGCTCGCCGCCACCTCGTCGATCACCGACTGGTCGTACGTCCTCGACGGTGACCTCGCGCTGATCAACCAGCCGCTGGACGCGCTGGGCCTCAACTACTACACGCCGACGCTGGTGTCGGCGGCCGAGGAGAGGCCGAGCGGCCCGCGTGCCGACGGTCACGGGGCGAGCGACTTCTCGCCGTGGCCGGGGGCGGACGAGGTCCTCTTCCACCAGTCTCCGGGCGAGCGCACGGAGATGGGCTGGTCGATCGACCCGACGGGCCTGCACGACCTGATCATGCGGTACACGAAGGAGGCTCCGGGGCTGCCGATCTACGTCACGGAGAACGGCGCCGCCTACGACGACAAGCCCGAGTCCGACGGCCGCGTCCACGACCCCGAGCGGATCGCCTACCTCCACGGCCATCTGCGGGCGGTCCGGCGCGCGATCGCCGAGGGCGCGGACGTCCGGGGCTACTACCTGTGGTCCCTGATGGACAACTTCGAGTGGGCGTACGGCTACGGCAAGCGTTTCGGCGCGGTGTACGTCGACTACGCGACCCTGGGCCGCACCCCGAAGTCGAGCGCCCTCTGGTACGGCCGCGCGGCCCGCAGCGGCACCCTGCCGCCGACGAACACGGAGTGA
- a CDS encoding spermidine synthase, with the protein MGKSRNARRGQSAVEAVVETVDGGLAELIPDRDRARAWTLLIDGAPQSHVDLDDPAYLSFEYQRRLGHVIDLVAPPGKPVQVVHLGGGALTLARYVAATRPRSTQQAVERDAALVQLVRRELPLDPNARIRVRSTDAREGLAKVPDGWADLVIADVFSGARTPAHLTSVEFLTDVRRVVNDAGCYAANLADGPPLAHLRGQIATAGAVFPELALIADPTVLRGKRFGNAVLVASAHPLPIAELTRRTASDPYPARLEHGRALTDFTGGAVPVTDAAAVASPAPPPSVFR; encoded by the coding sequence ATGGGAAAGTCCAGAAACGCGCGGCGCGGACAGTCGGCCGTCGAGGCAGTCGTCGAGACGGTCGACGGCGGGCTCGCCGAGCTGATCCCCGACCGGGACCGGGCGCGTGCCTGGACACTGCTCATCGACGGCGCCCCGCAGTCCCACGTCGACCTCGACGACCCGGCGTACCTCTCCTTCGAGTACCAGCGCCGCCTCGGCCATGTGATCGACCTCGTCGCCCCGCCCGGCAAGCCCGTGCAGGTCGTGCACCTCGGCGGCGGCGCCCTCACCCTCGCCCGGTACGTCGCCGCGACCCGCCCCCGGTCCACCCAGCAGGCCGTCGAACGGGACGCGGCCCTCGTCCAACTGGTCCGCCGTGAGCTGCCGCTGGACCCGAACGCCCGGATCCGGGTGCGCTCCACCGACGCCCGCGAGGGCCTCGCGAAGGTCCCCGACGGCTGGGCCGACCTGGTCATAGCGGACGTGTTCAGCGGGGCGCGCACCCCGGCCCATCTGACGTCGGTCGAGTTCCTGACCGACGTACGCAGGGTCGTGAACGACGCGGGCTGTTACGCCGCCAATCTCGCCGACGGACCACCCCTCGCACATCTGCGCGGCCAGATCGCCACCGCGGGTGCCGTCTTCCCCGAGCTGGCCCTGATCGCCGACCCGACGGTGCTGCGGGGGAAACGGTTCGGCAACGCGGTGCTCGTCGCCTCCGCGCACCCGTTGCCCATCGCCGAGCTGACCCGCCGTACCGCCTCCGACCCGTACCCCGCCCGCCTCGAACACGGCCGCGCCCTCACCGACTTCACCGGCGGGGCCGTACCGGTCACGGACGCGGCGGCGGTCGCCTCACCGGCACCACCACCGTCGGTGTTCCGCTGA
- a CDS encoding histidine phosphatase family protein has product MASRILLARHGQTEWSLSGRHTGRTDVPLLDEGRRGAKLLGERLHRAPFDGLPGVEVRTSPLARARETCEIAGFAERATGWDTLMEWDYGAYEGMTPAQIQAVRPGWLIWRDGVPGGESLEAVTARADEVVAWARSAERDVLVFAHGHILRSIGARWLGQPIDFAARIRLNPTSLSVLGWAYGEPAVETWNDQGHLERP; this is encoded by the coding sequence ATGGCATCGCGCATCCTGCTGGCCCGGCACGGACAGACGGAGTGGTCGCTGTCCGGCAGGCACACCGGCAGGACCGACGTCCCCCTTCTCGACGAGGGACGGCGCGGTGCCAAGCTGCTCGGCGAACGGCTGCACCGGGCGCCCTTCGACGGGCTCCCCGGGGTCGAGGTGCGCACGAGTCCGCTGGCACGCGCGCGGGAGACGTGCGAGATCGCCGGGTTCGCCGAGCGTGCGACCGGGTGGGACACGCTCATGGAGTGGGACTACGGGGCGTACGAGGGCATGACCCCGGCCCAGATCCAGGCCGTCCGGCCCGGGTGGCTGATCTGGCGGGACGGGGTCCCCGGGGGCGAGAGCCTGGAGGCGGTCACCGCGCGCGCGGACGAGGTGGTCGCGTGGGCACGGTCGGCCGAGCGCGACGTACTGGTGTTCGCCCACGGCCACATACTCAGGTCGATCGGGGCGCGCTGGCTCGGCCAGCCGATCGACTTCGCGGCCCGCATCAGACTGAACCCGACATCACTGTCGGTGCTGGGATGGGCCTACGGCGAGCCGGCCGTGGAAACCTGGAACGACCAGGGTCACCTGGAGCGCCCTTAA
- a CDS encoding phosphatase PAP2 family protein, giving the protein MPRTDSARTETGPPSRLRWWTELPLLLLVYACYSGGRLLVRGNESTAVDHGLAILRFEKALRLNAEHPLNRLFTREPWIGVPADFWYASLHYLVTPAILIWLFRSHAVRYRAARTWLMASTFIGLVGFTLLPTCPPRLLDAGHGFVDTMAQYSSYGWWGGEASAPRGLGGMTNQYAAMPSLHVGWSLWCGVMLWRYGGTRTTKVLAVAYPTITTIVVMGTANHYFLDAVAGAAVMGLGLLLAPLVIRNADRVRVWITARATPVGARSRGAEAPIVSGECQTSPRERIPRQRESVFGPVPGPGAGPGAEPGAASADAGDGAAAAAR; this is encoded by the coding sequence ATGCCGCGGACCGACAGTGCACGGACCGAGACAGGCCCACCCTCCCGGCTCCGCTGGTGGACCGAGCTGCCGCTGCTCCTGCTCGTCTACGCGTGCTACTCGGGCGGACGCCTGCTGGTGCGGGGCAACGAGTCGACCGCCGTGGACCACGGCCTGGCGATCCTCCGGTTCGAGAAGGCGCTGCGGCTGAACGCCGAGCATCCGCTCAACCGGCTGTTCACCCGCGAGCCCTGGATCGGCGTACCGGCGGACTTCTGGTACGCGTCGCTGCACTACCTCGTCACCCCGGCCATCCTGATCTGGCTCTTCCGGTCCCATGCCGTCCGCTACCGGGCGGCCCGCACCTGGCTGATGGCCTCGACGTTCATCGGCCTGGTCGGCTTCACCCTGCTGCCCACCTGCCCGCCCCGTCTGCTGGACGCCGGTCACGGCTTCGTCGACACGATGGCCCAGTACAGCTCGTACGGCTGGTGGGGCGGCGAGGCGAGTGCGCCGCGCGGGCTCGGCGGTATGACGAACCAGTACGCGGCGATGCCGAGTCTGCACGTCGGCTGGTCCCTGTGGTGCGGGGTGATGCTGTGGCGGTACGGCGGTACGCGCACCACCAAGGTCCTGGCCGTCGCTTATCCGACGATCACGACGATCGTGGTGATGGGCACCGCGAACCACTACTTCCTCGACGCCGTCGCGGGTGCGGCCGTGATGGGCCTCGGCCTGCTGCTGGCACCGCTCGTCATCCGGAACGCGGACCGGGTGAGGGTGTGGATCACGGCTCGCGCCACGCCCGTCGGGGCGCGCTCTCGTGGCGCGGAGGCCCCGATTGTCAGTGGTGAATGCCAGACTTCCCCGCGTGAGCGAATTCCAAGGCAGCGCGAGTCCGTCTTCGGGCCGGTTCCCGGACCCGGGGCCGGACCAGGGGCCGAGCCGGGTGCCGCTTCCGCGGACGCGGGGGACGGCGCTGCGGCAGCGGCTCGCTGA
- a CDS encoding AAA domain-containing protein, whose amino-acid sequence MNAAHTPRAAFDPGAAAGRATDAILHDTLHGTHRGVVVDSPPGAGKSTLVVRAALELADAGRPLMVIAQTNAQVDDLVARLAEKNPELPVGRLHSSDTDPYDKALDDLPNVRKSAKAAELAGLDVVISTAAKWAHVKVDEPWRHAIVDEAYQMRSDALLAVAGLFERALFVGDPGQLDPFSIVGAEQWAGLSYDPSASAVTTLLAHNPELPQHRLPVSWRLPASAAPLVSAAFYPYTPFRSGTGHGDRRLAFAVPSDGSTPDRVLDEAAESGWGLLELPARHTPRTDPEAVRAVAMVVRRMLDRGGAATSERGPEPTPLTADRIAVGTAHRDQAAAVRAALAELGVPDVTVDTANRLQGREFDVTVVLHPLSGRPDATAFHLETGRLCVLTSRHRHACVVVCRAGVTELLDDHPSTEPVQLGVTVKFPDGWEANHAVLSQLSEHRVTWRP is encoded by the coding sequence GTGAACGCCGCTCACACCCCGCGGGCCGCCTTCGACCCCGGAGCCGCAGCCGGCCGGGCCACCGACGCGATCCTCCACGACACGCTGCACGGCACGCACCGCGGAGTCGTCGTCGACTCGCCGCCCGGGGCCGGGAAGTCCACCCTCGTGGTCCGGGCCGCCCTCGAACTGGCGGATGCAGGGCGCCCGTTGATGGTCATCGCGCAGACGAACGCCCAGGTCGACGACCTCGTCGCCCGTCTCGCCGAGAAGAACCCCGAGCTGCCGGTGGGCCGTCTGCACAGCAGTGACACCGACCCGTACGACAAGGCGCTGGACGACCTGCCGAACGTACGGAAGTCCGCGAAGGCCGCCGAGCTGGCCGGCCTGGACGTGGTCATCTCCACTGCCGCCAAGTGGGCCCACGTCAAGGTCGACGAGCCGTGGCGGCACGCGATCGTGGACGAGGCGTACCAGATGCGCTCGGACGCGCTGCTCGCCGTCGCCGGACTGTTCGAGCGGGCCCTGTTCGTGGGCGACCCGGGTCAGTTGGACCCCTTCTCGATCGTCGGCGCGGAGCAGTGGGCAGGTCTGTCGTACGACCCGTCGGCCTCGGCCGTCACGACGTTGCTGGCCCACAACCCCGAGCTGCCGCAGCACCGGCTGCCGGTGTCCTGGCGGCTCCCGGCCTCGGCCGCGCCGCTCGTCTCGGCCGCCTTCTACCCGTACACCCCGTTCCGTAGCGGCACCGGCCACGGCGACCGGCGGCTCGCGTTCGCGGTCCCGTCGGACGGCTCGACTCCGGACCGGGTGCTCGACGAGGCCGCCGAATCGGGCTGGGGCCTGCTGGAACTCCCCGCCAGGCACACCCCTCGTACGGACCCGGAGGCGGTCCGCGCGGTCGCCATGGTCGTACGCCGCATGCTGGACCGGGGCGGCGCGGCCACGTCGGAACGCGGACCCGAGCCGACCCCCCTCACGGCCGACCGGATCGCGGTCGGCACGGCGCACCGGGACCAGGCGGCGGCGGTCCGGGCGGCGCTCGCCGAGCTGGGCGTCCCGGACGTCACCGTGGACACGGCGAACCGGCTCCAGGGACGGGAGTTCGACGTGACGGTGGTCCTGCACCCCCTGTCGGGCCGCCCAGACGCCACCGCCTTCCACCTGGAGACGGGCCGCCTCTGCGTCCTCACCTCCAGACACCGGCACGCGTGCGTGGTGGTGTGCCGGGCGGGCGTGACCGAACTCCTGGACGACCATCCGTCGACGGAGCCGGTGCAGCTGGGCGTGACGGTGAAGTTCCCCGACGGCTGGGAGGCGAACCACGCGGTGCTCTCGCAACTGTCCGAGCACCGGGTGACCTGGCGTCCCTGA